Genomic DNA from Salvia miltiorrhiza cultivar Shanhuang (shh) chromosome 1, IMPLAD_Smil_shh, whole genome shotgun sequence:
tgaagaagaagaagaattaatCCAAGAAAATAATACAGAAACTTCGGCGTTGGCGGCGACGGAATGTTGAGGTTGTGCGAGAATCTTGAGTAAGAAGAGGAAGAAATAGCAACGGTGGAGGTGATTTGGGGTGGCGTTCAAGAATTGCCTCGGCATCGGCATTTGCAAACTTCTTGGCCTCAAACCCTAGATCACCACTCTTCCATTGGGTCTCtccccaactctctctctctctctaaactaTCTCGGTTTGCTGTGTTGAGCTCACTATCCACCTCTCTCGGGGTAATAGAAGCACCACTATCTAGCTTTGCAGATAAGCAAGAAAAGCGCAGACAaacaaaataatactaataataataatacgaaAAAAAAGTTCTACTAGTATTTGACAAAGTGTGGATGTtggaattattattattgagaaATGGAAAATCAAATGAGGGAGTCGACCTCTTCCACCAATTTTCTCCCTCGGGATTCTGTGTTCCGTGTTTTCTGCTTTGTGCGTTTAtgggggttttttttttttgttaatttgtgAAAATTTTAATTGGCAATTAGAAAAGGTTTAGGCAGAGGCAGCATGTGTAATTGCATTGTTTTCTGTAATTTCAATCAGTGAGGTGAGTGGTTTTGTTTTGGCAATTGCGCCTATATAATTACAGTAGGTTGTACAATTTTTGCAATATTTATTCTTTTTCATCGCTTTTGCTACACTTCTTCCTTGCCAATGTTCCATTGggtaaaaaagaattaaattaaaagtgACTGTTTTTAATGAGAACTACGCTTGTTTAAGCGGATGTATAACACCCAAGGCCAAACCCAAACTTAAAATACAAGCCAACACATCAATTTGGTTTagttatttttcaatttcatctcCTCAAATGATTACTCAAAGTGCACATCGTTCCTCGCATGTTAAGTAAAACAATTTAAAGATGTAATTGTATCCAAATATACGAAATTttacttaattttaatttggtatatgATTGAAGTGTCAAATTATTGCTATCATGATCACTTGAAGTGATATATACATTCAACTACATTATTTAGTACATCGACCAATTGAATCATATAGACATTTCAAGCGTCGTTTGGGGAACAATGGACAACTCCATAAAACAGTaatcaaacaaattaaaaattcatagatatttaaaatagtaatttttttcatatataaaattagaatttgttATAAGTCACACTAGCTACAACCTCAGTAAAATCTTACGATTAAAATAACTTCATCATAAAAATTTTAAGCATCGAAGAACATAAGGTTGCAAGTATATGATAGATTTAGGTCAATAATTAACGAACGTAACCTCATAACCTTAAAAAGTCGagtgaaaaaaattataaggaTCCTCATTGCATGtgcttcttctgattgtttgatgaattccgcatttaagtattttatttcGACCAAGTGTTGATTTGTGGTTGATTAGGAAAGTTAAATCCTATATGCCCATATATATGAGTAATTTATTAATCGTGCTTAGAGGATCCCAATTTAGTTAGAATTAATAAACGATTTTCGTTAGGCCTAAAACTCGAATATGTTTGCAATTTTATCGAAAGATTGGTGTTTTAATTCTTCTTCGTTTTTACTTACCATTTTTTACAACTCGCTCCAAATATTAAAACACAGGTTATAATCAACCATATATTGGGTTAAAACTCCCAAATAGATTAGATAAACTATAACATTCCATTTTAAGTACATGATATATTTTTTCGAACttctaaaatttcaaagtttgaaAAACATACATTTTGTTTTTCAAAAAGGAGAAACTGAAAACACgaataacaaaacaattttATTATGGCGGCtaagaaaggaaaataaaattgaatgcTATGTGATAAATAAAAGGATTTATGgttaaaaaatacatgaattatagaaaaaaaatgtaattttcacctgaacttttaattaagtaaaaaaaatacataaatctatatttttgttgtaatttttatttgaatttgacTTTCagcgaaattagagcttagttgaCAATTGAAAATTCACTTGATGTTAATCTAACTTATGATGATTAGGAGTATATGTTTATAGAAACTCGAAGGTCTAAGAAGGGGAAAATTAATGGGTAATTGGTGtttaaatacatgaactttactcactttttggtatttaacatgaactttaaaatcttgttataaatacatgaactttaaatttatttaatttttgaccCATTTTTTGTACCTGACGAAATTAACGCTGACATGTCAAAATTAAAACTTAGTTGGCAAAATTAATTATCTAGTTGGCATCTGACTAAGAAATTCCATCCCTCTATtcaattaatacaaaaaatcaCATTCACTTCCACTTCTCTCTAACCCTAACGAAATTACATTCCCCCATTTTACTTCTACTCATCTCTCATTCTTTCTTTTTCACCCTTTGTTTTTCACttacaaaaaaattactcaTCTCGTTGGCAAATGAACGTGCCTTGAACCGCTCAAGTTTGTGTCTTTCTTTGAGTTTTGGTGGTGGTCCAAGACTAGTGTTAGAGGAATGAGCAACAGGTAGGACCCCTGCTCTTATTCTTTAAAGTTTTAGCTTTAGGGATTaggatttttatataatatcttGATTAAATTATGTGTTCTAATTACTTCATTCTCTTCCATTGTTTCCTAATTAGGGGTTAGGGGTTAAAACCTCtgtatatttttctttgaaattgGCGCTACCAAACTCTTTGAAAATAGCTCCGTTAAACTCCTGCTAAAATAGGGGAATtatgattttctttttattgataTAAATTTGGACAAAAACTTGTAGATATGAGTGGATATTTAAACGAGTAATGACAAGCTCTGCCCTGATGTTAGAAAAAAGCTAGAGAAGATGAAGTATAGTAGTGGATATTGTGTTACACATCCTGCATTAGAAGGTAGGTTTGAAGTTGAAAAGCATGAGGATcgttttgttgttgatattgTTTCTAGATCTTGCACATGTAGATTGTGGGATATAACAGGGATACCATGTGCACATGCTTGCTCAGCGATATATTTTCTCGAGGACAATGCAGAAAATTATGTGCACGAGTACTTTTTTTTGGAGAGGTATAAACTCTTATATGAATTTGGGTTTCCACCTTTGAATGGTGAGAAGATGTGGCCAAGAGCAGAAGGCTATGATGTAAAACCACCTCAAAGAAAAAAGATGCCAGGTCGGCCGAAGAAAAGGAGAATAAGAGACCCATCAGAGCCAAATCCTTCGAATCCCAACAAGCTTAGAAGGAATGGGTCACGTATGACATGCCAAAAGTGTTTTCAGCAAGGTCATAACAGCAGAGGATGCAAAAATACACCTGTTGACAAGCCACCTAAAAAAAAGGTTATATTATGTTATTTCTTCATCTATTTTTAAACTTTTTCAGTCAATCTTATACTAACAATTGTATCTCATTGTTGCTAGGGTGAAAGAGGAAGACCACGCAAAACACAAGCACCACAACAAATAGTTGAACCATCAACATCAAATGCAAGAAGCACTTCAAAAGGCAATGAAGCAGCACATCAAACTTTGgtttagaaaagaaaagaggATTGCTTCTCAAGGCTATGGTGTGATGCAGTGTGAATCTGGGAATATATACATGAAGATGCCATCTCACAAGAGGACTACATTTGTCAACCCAAGGAAGAAGACCACCACTTCAAGTTCAGCAGTTGAGAAGACCACTCAAGAAAGTAGAACTTAAATAGCAAAATGT
This window encodes:
- the LOC131000399 gene encoding uncharacterized protein LOC131000399 — translated: MKYSSGYCVTHPALEGRFEVEKHEDRFVVDIVSRSCTCRLWDITGIPCAHACSAIYFLEDNAENYVHEYFFLERYKLLYEFGFPPLNGEKMWPRAEGYDVKPPQRKKMPGRPKKRRIRDPSEPNPSNPNKLRRNGSRMTCQKCFQQGHNSRGCKNTPVDKPPKKKGERGRPRKTQAPQQIVEPSTSNARSTSKGNEAAHQTLV